The Mycolicibacterium aurum genome segment TCCGCCGACCCGCCAGGCAATGCCGGCAAGTGTGGCAGCAGAAGAAGTAGGGGAACACGACGCGAGTCCCGACCTCGAGTGACTTGTTGTCGGAATCGGCGGTGACGCCGTCACCCAGCGCGGCGATCACTCCCACCATTTCGTGGCCGAGGACGGTCGGCAGCTGTCCGCCCAGCCCGCGCGTCGCGAAGGTGCCGTGCCAGGCATGGACGTCGGAGCCGCAGATGTTGGCCCGGGTGACCTTGACCAGGATCTCGCCGGGCCCGATACCGTCAAGGGTGACCGTCTCGATCTGGAACGGCTTGCCCGGCTCATCGAAGCGGGCGATGCGGCCCATGAACGGGGCAGGGCTCACGGGACTGAAATCCTCTCGCTCGTAAGCGGTTCGATGCGCACGGCAGTTCCGGAGGGCGTCACGTGTGCGCACGCTATCGGCGGGCGCGCAGGTCGCGGTTCGCGCTTCCCGCCCAGCGGTCACTCGCGGCTGCGCGCTCGATCACAGGTGGGGGGCGCCCGCCGCGTCCGCACGATGGCTGAACCGGTCCCGCAGGATTCGCTTCAGCAGCTTGCCGCTCGGATTCTTCGGAAGTGACTCGACGAAGAACACCTCCTTGGGTGTCTTGAAGCCGGCCAGGTGCGTGCGGCAGTGACTGACGAGCTCGTCCTCGGTGATCTGCGCCCCGTCACGAGCCACCACCGCGGCCACGACGGCTTCGACCCACACCGGGTGGGGCAGACCGAACACCGCCACCTCCTCGACGCCGGAGTGCCGATAGATGACCTCTTCGACCTCGCGGCTGGCGACATTCTCGCCACCGGTCTTGATCATGTCCTTCTTGCGGTCTACCACGTGCAGCAATCCATGCTCGTCGTAGTAGCCCAAGTCCCCGGAGTGGAACCATCCGCCGCGGAACGACTCGGCGGTCTTGGCGTCGTCGTCGAGATAGCCGAGCATCAGATGTGGGCTGCGATGGGCGATCTCACCGACGACACCGGCGGCGACAGCGGCGTTGTCGTCGTCGAGGATGGCGGTCTCGACGTTGATCACCGGTCGTCCCGCGGCACCCGCGTGGTCATCCTGCTCATCGGGGCCCAGCGCCGACGCCAGCGGAGCCATCTCCGTCTGTCCGTAGAAGTTCCACAGTCGCAGATTGGGAAGTCGCTCCCGCATCTCGGCGAGGATCTCGACCGGCATGGCCGAGGCTCCGTAATAGCCTTTGCGCAGACTCGACAGGTCCACCTGATCGAACACCGGTGATCGCAACAGTGAGATCCACACCGTCGGAGGCGCGAAATAGTTCGTCACACCGTATTTCTCGATGTTGCGTAGCACCAGTTCCGGCTCCGGTCGCGGCAGGATGACGCTGGTCGCGCCGAGGTAGACGTCGGTGATCAGGAAGTTGTCGAGTTGAGCGCAGTGGTACAGCGGCAGCGAATGGATCTCGACATCGGTGGCCTCCATAGCGCCCGCGATGATCGAGCTGATGTAGTTGCCCATCAGGCTTCGGGTGGAGTGCTTGGCGCCCTTGGGATTCGATTCGGTTCCGCTGGTGTACATCAATCGGATCAGCTGGTCGTCGTCGATGCGCGGATTCGGGGCCGCCGAGGTGGTCGACAACCACTGGTTGAAGTCCGCCCAGCCCTCAGGGGGCGTGTGGCCCGGCGGGACCAGCGCGACGGTCGTCGCCACCTGTCCGCCGCGTCGCATCGCGTCCTCGGCGATCGGCACCAGGTCGGCTTCGACGACAAAACCCCTCACCTGACTGTGGCCGAGGATGAAAGAGATCTCCGCGGCAGTGAGCATGAAGTTGATGGGGACGAAGACAACCCCGGCGCGGGCAGTGGCGAAGGCCAGGACCGCGTACTCCCAGCAATTGTGCGCCAACGCCGCGAGCCGGTCGCCGACACTGAAACCGTTGTCGGCCAGCGCCGCTGCAGCGCGGTCGACACGGCGGTCGAACTCGGCGAAAGTCAGATGTACATCGCCGTCGATGATCGCGATCTTGTCGGGCTGTCTGCGCGCCGAGCGCCGCGGAATGTCGCCGAGTGCGTGGCTTCTCGCCGCGGCGAGGACGGCATTCAGATCTTCCATGATCGGACTGTATGTGCGAACCCGCCGGCCCCATCGACTCGCGTCCCGCTGAGTAGAAAGGGGTCCGCCGGATACCTCACGGCGATCCCATACTCGACAGCGGAACCAAGGAGGCTCGATGACGATCGCTGTGACGGTGGGGGCTGACGAGAAATCGGTGGACCCCGATGAGCTGCGGGCCAACCTGCGTCAGGCCGACGCCGGTGTCCTGGTGGCGGTGCTGGCTCAGCTGACCGGCGACCCGGCCGTCCTCGATCGATTCGCGTCCAAGATCTCCCACACTCCCGATCCGCCGGAGCACGTGGGCAGTACCGATCCGGAAACCCTGGAGGCGTTGATCGACGCGGTGATGGCGGCGATGAGCGCGCCACGCTCCACTGATTCGATCCCCGCCGACGACCCGGGTCTGTTCGCCCGCATCGCCCCGCTGGCGTTGGGTTCGGAGGTGGGCGACGAATACGTCGGACTGCTACTGGAGCAGGGGGGATTTCATCCGCCCCAGCCGGTGGTGCCGCGGACCGCCAGGCTCCCGCACGGCTTCAAGGTGGTGATCATCGGCGCTGGGATCGCCGGCATGGCCGTCGCGCTCGAATGCGCCTCCGCTGGGATCGACTACGAGATCATCGACCGCAACGACGAGGTCGGCGGTACCTGGTACACGACGCTCTATCCGGGCATCGGCGTCGACACCCCGTCGGCCTACTACTCCCTGTCGCGCGACATCAACGGCGATTGGTCGAGCTACTATCCACAGGGCGCTGAGTACCAGCGCTATCTGCAGTCCGTCGCCGACAAGAACGCGTTACGGGACCACGCCCGTTTCCGCACCGAGGTCGAGGCTCTGCGGTGGGACGACGGTCGCAAAATGTGGGAGGTACGCGCCGTCGGGGCCGACGGCACCCGCGACGTCTCCTACGCCAATGTCGTGGTCCCCGCGGCGGGCTACCTCAACCGGCCCCGCTGGCCCGATCTGCCCGGAAGGGAGACGTTCGGCGGAGTGAGTGTTCATTCCGCCGAATGGGATCCCGAACTCTCCCTGCGTGGAAAGAAAGTCGCGATCATCGGCGCCGGATGCACCGCGGTGCAGATCGTCGACTCCTCGGTGGACGAGGTGGAGCACCTCACGGTGTTTCAACGGCAACCGCACTGGGTGGCGCCACGGAAACGGCTCAACGACGACGTACCTGTACACCGCCGGTGGCTCAACGCACACGTGCCGTTCTACGCGAACTGGAACCGCGTGAAGTCCTTCTGGGGAGCGGGGGATAACAATTACCCGGTCATCCTGCGGGATCCGCAGTGGGCAGCCGAGCACCTGTCGATCTCGCCGGCGAACGACGCGCTGTTGCAGATGTGCCTTGAGTACATCGACCGCGTCTTCGGGGCCGGTACCGAACTGGCCGAGAAGGTCACCCCGGATTTCGCACCCTATGGCAAGCGCATCATCAGGGACCCGGGCGGCTACTACACCGCACTGGCGCGAGACCACGTCGATGTCGAGGCCGACGAACCTGCCGCCGTCAACGAACGCGGCATCCTCACCAAGGACGGACGCCAGATCGATCTCGACGTCATCATCTACGCCACCGGTTATCACCTCGACTTCCTCTCGACGGTCGACATCGAGGGCAGGGATGGTGTCAAGCTCGATCAGGTGTGGGGGGACAGCCCGAGCGCCTACCGCGGTGGGCTGGTTCCCGGCTTCCCCAACCTGTTCATCTCCTCGGCCCCCAACTACAGCCCCGGCCACGGCGGCGGTCACAACTTCGGCGTCGAGGTGATGGTGCACTACGTGATGGAGTGCCTGCAGTTGATGGCCGAGCGTGACGCGGCGACGTTGGAGGTCAGGCCCAACGCGTTCGACGCGTACGTGCGACAGATCGACGACGCGATGCAACAGACCGTGTGGTGCCATACGCCCACCGCACACACCTATTACCGTTCCGGTGGCCGCATCGTGACGGCCTTTCCGTTCCGATTGATCGACGTCTGGCAGAGCCACCGTGCACCCAGGGAAGAGGATCTGGAACTCCAGTGAACGGATTGCTGACCGGTAAAACGGCGCTGGTCACCGGAAGCAGTCGCGGCATCGGACGCGCGGTGGCACAGCGGCTCGCCGCCGAAGGGGCCACGGTGGCGGTCACCGCCAGGTCCACTCGGGCGTCGGTGTCCACGCGCGCGGGCGAGAACGTCGAACTGCCGGGCACCATCGGCGAGACGGTCGAGCTGATCGAGAAGGCCGGTGGCACGGCATTCGGCATCGCGTGCGATCTGGAGAATGCCGAGCAACGCGCAGGCCTGGTCGATCAGGTTGTGGAGCGGACCGGGCGCCTCGACGTCCTGGTCAACAATGCCGGATACGCCGACTACTCAGTCGTCGAAGACATGCCGCTGGCGACCTTCGACCGCACTGTCGAACACTACGTGCGGACGCCGTTCGTGTTGACCCAGAGCGCCGTTCCGCACATGCGCCGTCAGGGAGCGGGCTGGATCGTCAACCTCGGTTCGGTGACCGGGTTGCCGCCGGCCCGGCCTTACCGTGAGTACAACAAGACCTCCGGAGACGTCATCTACGCGTCGATGAAGGCCGCGCTGCATCGGTTCACTCAGGGCGTCGCAGCCGAACTACTGGAGTCCAACATCGCCGTCAACGTGGTGGGACCGTCCAGCGCAGTGCGGACTCCGGGGGCGGCGAGCCTGATTCCGGACAGTTTCCCGACCGAGCCCGTGGAATACCTCGCCGAGACGGTGCTCGCGATGTGCCATCTGCCCGCCGACCAGCGGACCGGCCTGGTGGCGTTCAGCCTGCACTACCCGTGGGCGCAGAAGCTGACCGTGCACAGCCTGGACGGCACGACGACGTTGCCGCCGTTGGAGCCGCCGGCGGGCGCCAACCCCAACATCCTCCCGCTGGGTGTCTAGGCGCGCCAACCTGCGCGTAACGCATGGTGGTCGTCCAGGCAGAAGCTATGGCAGACACGTTCGCGCACAATGACGTTGGGGCACTCGGGGTCGAACCACCGATCGACGAC includes the following:
- a CDS encoding acyl-CoA synthetase, whose product is MEDLNAVLAAARSHALGDIPRRSARRQPDKIAIIDGDVHLTFAEFDRRVDRAAAALADNGFSVGDRLAALAHNCWEYAVLAFATARAGVVFVPINFMLTAAEISFILGHSQVRGFVVEADLVPIAEDAMRRGGQVATTVALVPPGHTPPEGWADFNQWLSTTSAAPNPRIDDDQLIRLMYTSGTESNPKGAKHSTRSLMGNYISSIIAGAMEATDVEIHSLPLYHCAQLDNFLITDVYLGATSVILPRPEPELVLRNIEKYGVTNYFAPPTVWISLLRSPVFDQVDLSSLRKGYYGASAMPVEILAEMRERLPNLRLWNFYGQTEMAPLASALGPDEQDDHAGAAGRPVINVETAILDDDNAAVAAGVVGEIAHRSPHLMLGYLDDDAKTAESFRGGWFHSGDLGYYDEHGLLHVVDRKKDMIKTGGENVASREVEEVIYRHSGVEEVAVFGLPHPVWVEAVVAAVVARDGAQITEDELVSHCRTHLAGFKTPKEVFFVESLPKNPSGKLLKRILRDRFSHRADAAGAPHL
- a CDS encoding flavin-containing monooxygenase; the protein is MTIAVTVGADEKSVDPDELRANLRQADAGVLVAVLAQLTGDPAVLDRFASKISHTPDPPEHVGSTDPETLEALIDAVMAAMSAPRSTDSIPADDPGLFARIAPLALGSEVGDEYVGLLLEQGGFHPPQPVVPRTARLPHGFKVVIIGAGIAGMAVALECASAGIDYEIIDRNDEVGGTWYTTLYPGIGVDTPSAYYSLSRDINGDWSSYYPQGAEYQRYLQSVADKNALRDHARFRTEVEALRWDDGRKMWEVRAVGADGTRDVSYANVVVPAAGYLNRPRWPDLPGRETFGGVSVHSAEWDPELSLRGKKVAIIGAGCTAVQIVDSSVDEVEHLTVFQRQPHWVAPRKRLNDDVPVHRRWLNAHVPFYANWNRVKSFWGAGDNNYPVILRDPQWAAEHLSISPANDALLQMCLEYIDRVFGAGTELAEKVTPDFAPYGKRIIRDPGGYYTALARDHVDVEADEPAAVNERGILTKDGRQIDLDVIIYATGYHLDFLSTVDIEGRDGVKLDQVWGDSPSAYRGGLVPGFPNLFISSAPNYSPGHGGGHNFGVEVMVHYVMECLQLMAERDAATLEVRPNAFDAYVRQIDDAMQQTVWCHTPTAHTYYRSGGRIVTAFPFRLIDVWQSHRAPREEDLELQ
- a CDS encoding SDR family NAD(P)-dependent oxidoreductase yields the protein MNGLLTGKTALVTGSSRGIGRAVAQRLAAEGATVAVTARSTRASVSTRAGENVELPGTIGETVELIEKAGGTAFGIACDLENAEQRAGLVDQVVERTGRLDVLVNNAGYADYSVVEDMPLATFDRTVEHYVRTPFVLTQSAVPHMRRQGAGWIVNLGSVTGLPPARPYREYNKTSGDVIYASMKAALHRFTQGVAAELLESNIAVNVVGPSSAVRTPGAASLIPDSFPTEPVEYLAETVLAMCHLPADQRTGLVAFSLHYPWAQKLTVHSLDGTTTLPPLEPPAGANPNILPLGV